One genomic segment of Euwallacea fornicatus isolate EFF26 chromosome 18, ASM4011564v1, whole genome shotgun sequence includes these proteins:
- the LOC136345009 gene encoding neutral amino acid transporter 9-like → MKDPIRNYKKVLSGRNRDSDSDESQPLLSSSCSSSSSSNFGTVFDPSRISTESDEDVSCSLTLKVPITANKIALAPPSRRKFECQLAFGSNFGSTVLDLYNAEKLVFEEDCYPELTGFSKHDPMSIQSNPNKIMESPVSSSNGRYRGYMDYKEPEKHTHSSLVTIFAIWNTTMGSSLLAMSWGIQMAGLFPGIAVNILVAALCLYTCHLLLTINEKHGIPGLDIEVSHLCQDLLGRWAAVLAKIFSVIVLLGADIVYMILMSNFLYNFVYFVYGLFTLPIDHLSLNATVLCPNEARTNSTVMQDVISETTKMGHESMIERVWDLYSTVPIILSVIMFCVLNFKSPTFFTKFNSLGTISVLYLLIFVSVKSFGWGVNMTDWLGEWRLKSSFTALSGMLSLSYFIHNIIIAIMKNNQRQEHNGRDLTIAFGLITFTYLFIGIVFYISFPLAKSCIEDNILNNFSKNDTLTIIARVLLLFQLFTVFPLISFMLRKDILGNINQIFKNYRFGDFTYGRVMVLNGCLLFICVLFACFLPKIGTLIRYTGALSGLVYIFMLPNLLKLASLRKEKELTAKKALWHLFIIVAGALNLLSQFFIDD, encoded by the exons ATGAAAG ACCCGATCCGCAACTACAAGAAAGTCCTCTCTGGGAGGAACAGAGACTCAGACTCAGATGAGTCGCAACCGTTGTTAAGTTCCAGCTGCAGCTCTTCATCGTCCTCTAATTTCGG GACCGTTTTCGACCCTTCGAGAATTTCTACTGAGTCTGATGAGGACGTCAGCTGCAGTCTAACCCTGAAAGTGCCCATTACCGCTAACAAAATTGCGTTAGCACCGCCCAGCAGAAGAAAATTTGAGTG CCAACTAGCTTTTGGGTCGAATTTTGGGTCAACAGTGCTGGACCTCTACAACGCCGAGAAGTTGGTTTTTGAGGAGGACTGTTATCCGGAGTTGACTGGATTTAGTAAGCATGACCCG ATGAGCATACAATCAAACCCCAATAAGATTATGGAATCTCCGGTATCTTCAAGCAACGGGAGGTACAGAGGTTACATGGATTACAAAGAACCAGAAAAACACACTCATAGCTCTTTGGTGACCAT ATTTGCAATATGGAATACCACCATGGGTTCTTCACTACTAGCCATGTCCTGGGGTATCCAAATGGCTGGACTCTTTCCAGGGATAGCCGTAAACATCCTGGTAGCAGCCCTTTGCCTTTATACGTGCCATTTGTTACTTACCATAAATGAGAAGCATG GTATACCCGGTCTGGACATAGAAGTAAGCCATCTTTGTCAAGATCTCCTAGGCCGATGGGCCGCAGTCCTAGCTAAAATATTCTCAGTGATAGTACTCCTCGGAGCTGATATTGTCTATATGATTCTCATGTCAAATTTCCTATACAACTTTGTCTACTTTGTTTATG GACTCTTTACTCTTCCCATTGATCATTTATCACTAAATGCAACAGTGTTATGTCCCAATGAAGCACGGACAAACTCGACTGTAATGCAAGATGTCATTAGTGAAACCACCAAAATGGGGCACGAATCAATGATCGAAAGGGTTTGGGACTTATACAGTACCGTCCCTATTATTTTGTCTGTGATAATGTTTtgtgtgttaaattttaaatctccgACTTTCTTCACCAAGTTTAACAGTTTAG gTACAATAagtgttttatatttattaatttttgtgtcTGTGAAATCCTTTGGCTGGGGTGTGAACATGACAGATTGGCTAGGAGAGTGGCGACTTAAGTCCAGTTTCACTGCCTTAAGTGGAATGTTATCATTAAGTTACTTCATTCACAATATTATTATTGCCATTATGAAGAACAATCAGAGACAAGAACATAAT GGAAGAGACCTCACTATAGCTTTCGGTTTAATTACCTTCACCTATCTTTTTATTGGGATAGTTTTCTACATCAGTTTTCCTTTGGCTAAATCCTGTATTGAAGAC AACATCCTGAATAACTTTAGCAAAAACGACACTCTAACCATCATAGCCAGAGTGCTGTTGCTGTTTCAGCTATTCACAGTATTTCCCCTCATATCGTTCATGCTGCGAAAGGATATTTTGGGGAACATCaatcaaatcttcaaaaattatagatttgGAGACTTTACCTATGGTAGAGTGATGGTTTTAAATGGTTGCTTACTATTTATCTGTGTACTTTTTGCTTGCTTTTTGCCCAAAATTGGAACTTTAATAAG GTATACCGGTGCGTTAAGTGGTTTAGTTTACATTTTCATGTTACCAAACCTCCTGAAATTGGCAAGTTtacgaaaagaaaaagagcTGACTGCAAAGAAAGCTCTATGGCATTTATTTATCATCGTGGCTGGTGCTCTTAACCTGCTTTCTCAGTTCTTCATTGATGATTAA
- the HDAC3 gene encoding histone deacetylase 3, with product MSKQRVSYFFNPDVGNFHYGTGHPMKPHRLSVIHSLILNYGLHKKMQIYRPYVASAHDMCRFHSDEYIDFLQRVTPQNISSFTKSLSHYNVGDDCPVFYGLFDFCSKYTGASLEGAMKLNNNDCDIAINWSGGLHHAKKFEASGFCYVNDIVIGILELLKYHPRVLYIDIDVHHGDGVQEAFYLTDRVMTVSFHKYGNYFFPGTGDMYEVGAESGRYYSVNVPLREGIDDASYWQVFKPVISNVMEFYKPSAIVLQCGADSLAGDRLGCFSLSTKGHGECVKFVKSLNVPTLVVGGGGYTLRNVARCWTYETSLLVDEPISNELPYTEYLEFFAPDFTLHPEVVTRRENMNSKQYLETITKFVYDNLKMCQNSPSVQMHDVPGPAISEEMQIKEEDDPDMRINQDLEDKMVEPKNEFYDGDKDNDKEDVKA from the exons ATGTCTAAGCAGCGTGTATCTTATTTCTTCAACCCTGATGTGGGGAACTTCCATTATGGCACTGGACACCCCATGAAACCTCATCGACTATCAGTCATTCATAGCTTGATATTGAATTATGGTTTACATAAGAAAATGCAGATTTATAGACCTTATGTTGCTAGTGCCCATGATATGTGTAGATTCCATTCTGATGAATACATCG attttcttcAGAGAGTCACTCCTCAAAATATATCTTCATTTACAAAAAGCCTTAGTCATTATAATGTTGGTGATGACTGCCCTGTCTTTTATGGCCTTTTTgacttttgttcaaaatataCGGGGGCTTCCTTGGAGGGCGCCATGAAGCTCAATAATAATGATTGTGATATTGCCATCAATTGGTCAG GAGGTCTTCAccatgcaaaaaaatttgaagcctcCGGTTTCTGTTATGTAAATGATATTGTAATAGGAATCTTAGAGTTACTAAAATATCACCCTAGAGTTCTGTATATTGACATAGATGTGCACCATGGTGATGGTGTACAGGAGGCTTTTTATCTTACTGATAGAGTGATGACTGTAAGCTTTCATAAGTATGGCAATTACTTCTTTCCTG gAACTGGTGATATGTATGAAGTAGGTGCTGAAAGTGGAAGATATTACTCTGTGAATGTCCCCTTGCGGGAAGGAATAGATGATGCCAGCTATTGGCAAGTATTTAAGCCTGTAATATCGAATGTAATGGAATTTTACAAGCCTTCAGCTATAGTCCTACAATGTGGAGCTGATTCTTTAGCAGGTGATAG GCTAGGATGTTTCTCTTTAAGCACAAAAGGCCATGGAGAGTGTGTGAAATTTGTAAAGAGTCTCAATGTGCCCACTTTGGTGGTTGGAGGAGGTGGTTATACGTTGCGAAATGTGGCTAGATGTTGGACATATGAAACTTCCCTTTTGGTTGATGAACCAATCTCTAATGAGCTACCATACACGGAGTATTTGGAGTTTTTTGCGCCAGATTTTACTCTGCACCCTGAGGTTGTTACAAGGCGGGAAAATATGAATAGCAAACAGTACTTAGAGACAATCACCAA ATTTGTCTACGATAACCTTAAAATGTGTCAGAACTCGCCAAGTGTGCAAATGCACGATGTGCCTGGCCCGGCCATTTCAGAAGAAATGCAGATTAAAGAAGAAGACGATCCAGATATGAGGATAAATCAGGATTTAGAGGACAAAATGGTGGAGCCAAAAAATGAGTTCTATGACGGAGATAAGGATAATGACAAGGAGGATGTTAAGGCTTAA
- the RpL32 gene encoding large ribosomal subunit protein eL32, translating into MAIRPVYRPKIVKKRTKKFIRHQSDRYSKLKRNWRKPKGIDNRVRRRFKGQYLMPNIGYGSAAKTRHMLPTGFRKVLVHNLKELEVLMMQNRKYCAEIAHGVSAKKRKVIVERAQQLSIRVTNGHARLRSQENE; encoded by the exons ATGGCAATCAGACCAGTGTACCGACccaaaatcgttaaaaaaaggACTAAGAAGTTCATCAGACATCAGTCCGATCGATACTCCAAGCTAAAG CGAAACTGGCGTAAACCCAAGGGTATTGACAACAGAGTTAGGAGACGCTTCAAGGGACAATATTTAATGCCCAACATCGGTTATGGGTCAGCCGCCAAGACTCGTCATATGTTGCCCACTGGGTTTAGAAAGGTTTTAGTACACAACCTTAAG GAACTTGAAGTTCTAATGATGCAAAACCGCAAATATTGCGCTGAAATTGCACATGGAGTGTCAGCCAAAAAGAGGAAAGTTATTGTAGAAAGAGCTCAACAGCTAAGCATCAGAGTCACCAATGGGCATGCTAGATTAAGGAGTCAAGAAAATGAGTAA